A genome region from Longimicrobium sp. includes the following:
- the odhB gene encoding 2-oxoglutarate dehydrogenase complex dihydrolipoyllysine-residue succinyltransferase, with protein sequence SEAAPAAAGAGSADAQTSPAVRSLVAEHGLNVAEIRGSGPHGRVTKEDVLAFIERGRAKSAEPAPAAAAAPSAPASAPKPAAPAPAAQTGGRAETRERMSRRRKTIARRLVEAQQTTASLTTFNEVDLKVVMELRKARQDEFVKKHGVKLGFMSFFTKAAIGALKQFPRLNAEIQGEEIVLKHHYDIGIAVGAEEGLVVPVVRDADKLGFAEIEKRIGDLGQRARDGKLTLDELQGGTFTITNGGTFGSMLSTPILNPPQVGILGMHNIVERPMVVNGQIEIRPIMYVALTYDHRIVDGSEAVRFLVAIKRMLEDPISMLLEG encoded by the coding sequence TCTGAGGCCGCGCCCGCGGCTGCAGGAGCCGGCTCGGCGGATGCGCAGACGTCGCCAGCTGTGCGCTCGCTGGTCGCCGAGCACGGCCTGAACGTGGCCGAAATCCGTGGGAGCGGCCCCCACGGCCGCGTCACCAAGGAAGACGTGCTGGCGTTCATCGAGCGCGGCCGCGCCAAGTCGGCCGAGCCCGCTCCGGCGGCTGCCGCGGCTCCGTCCGCGCCCGCGTCCGCTCCGAAGCCCGCGGCCCCGGCCCCGGCCGCGCAGACCGGCGGGCGTGCGGAGACGCGCGAGCGCATGTCGCGGCGGCGCAAGACCATCGCGCGGCGGCTGGTAGAGGCGCAGCAGACCACGGCCAGTCTCACCACCTTCAACGAGGTAGACCTCAAGGTGGTGATGGAGCTGCGCAAGGCGCGGCAGGACGAGTTCGTGAAGAAGCACGGGGTGAAGCTGGGCTTCATGTCGTTCTTCACCAAGGCGGCCATCGGCGCGCTGAAGCAGTTTCCGCGGCTGAACGCCGAGATCCAGGGCGAGGAGATCGTCCTGAAGCATCACTACGACATCGGCATCGCGGTGGGCGCCGAAGAGGGGCTGGTGGTCCCCGTGGTGCGCGACGCCGACAAGCTGGGCTTCGCCGAGATCGAGAAGCGCATCGGTGACCTGGGCCAGCGCGCGCGCGACGGCAAGCTGACGCTGGACGAGCTGCAGGGGGGCACGTTCACCATCACCAACGGCGGGACGTTCGGCTCCATGCTGTCCACCCCCATCCTGAACCCGCCACAGGTGGGCATCCTGGGGATGCACAACATCGTGGAGCGGCCCATGGTGGTGAACGGGCAGATCGAGATCCGCCCGATCATGTACGTGGCGCTCACGTACGACCACCGCATCGTGGACGGCAGCGAGGCGGTGCGGTTCCTGGTGGCCATCAAGCGCATGCTGGAGGACCCCATCTCGATGTTGCTGGAGGGGTGA
- a CDS encoding aromatic ring-hydroxylating dioxygenase subunit alpha has product MQPFTIHPEIHRAQTLPSEVYSSPAWYQVQKERVFARSWQMVRGAERVKAPGHLLPFTLLEGCLDEPLVLAAGEDGETRCLSNVCTHRGTVVCEGETHARHLRCRYHGRRFALDGTMTHMPEFDGVENFPSPADNLPTLPLRHWGPLAFTGIEPACGFDEWIGPVRERCGFLPLDEFHFDASTSRDYLIRANWALYVDNYLEEFHLPFIHASLSDTLDYATYRTETFDWCNLQLGTTKNRDEAFTLPAGHPDEGTLVAAYYWWLFPNVMLNFYPWGLSVNLVQPLGHDRTRVSFLSYVWDESRRESGAGAGLHRVEMEDEEVVEAVQKGVRSRLYNRGRYSPRREVGTHHFHTLLARETGDGMGG; this is encoded by the coding sequence ATGCAGCCGTTCACCATCCACCCCGAAATCCACCGCGCGCAGACGCTGCCCTCCGAGGTCTACTCCTCGCCGGCCTGGTACCAGGTGCAGAAGGAGCGGGTTTTCGCGCGCAGCTGGCAGATGGTGCGCGGTGCGGAGCGAGTGAAGGCGCCAGGGCACCTGCTGCCGTTCACGCTGTTGGAGGGGTGCCTGGACGAGCCGCTGGTGCTGGCCGCGGGTGAGGACGGCGAAACCCGCTGCCTGAGCAACGTCTGCACGCACCGCGGCACCGTCGTCTGCGAGGGCGAGACGCACGCGCGGCACCTGCGCTGCCGATACCACGGCCGGCGGTTCGCGCTGGACGGCACCATGACGCACATGCCCGAGTTCGACGGCGTCGAGAACTTTCCCTCCCCCGCCGACAATCTTCCCACCCTGCCCCTGCGGCACTGGGGACCGCTGGCGTTCACCGGGATCGAGCCCGCGTGCGGCTTCGACGAGTGGATCGGACCGGTACGCGAGCGCTGCGGATTTCTGCCGCTGGACGAGTTCCACTTCGACGCGTCCACCTCGCGCGACTACCTGATCCGCGCCAATTGGGCGCTGTACGTAGACAACTACCTGGAGGAATTCCACCTCCCGTTCATCCACGCGTCGCTGTCGGACACGCTGGATTACGCCACCTATCGCACGGAAACCTTCGACTGGTGCAACCTGCAGTTGGGGACCACCAAGAACCGCGACGAGGCGTTCACCCTTCCGGCCGGCCATCCGGACGAGGGCACGCTGGTGGCCGCCTACTACTGGTGGCTCTTCCCCAACGTGATGCTGAACTTCTATCCGTGGGGGCTGTCGGTGAACCTGGTGCAGCCGCTGGGGCACGACCGCACCCGTGTCTCGTTCCTCTCGTACGTGTGGGACGAAAGCAGGCGCGAGTCGGGTGCCGGGGCCGGGCTGCACCGCGTGGAGATGGAGGACGAAGAGGTGGTGGAAGCGGTGCAGAAGGGCGTGCGGTCGCGCCTGTACAACCGCGGCCGCTACTCGCCGCGCCGCGAAGTGGGCACGCACCACTTCCACACGCTGCTGGCGCGTGAGACGGGCGACGGCATGGGGGGATGA
- a CDS encoding APC family permease, with translation MTLISAPSVDGTNALSPAGQKRGLLRVLGVTFGLAVTIGNTIGAGILRAPGEIAAQLPSTGLYLAVWVAGGLYALLGAVTLAELGAMLPRSGGMYVFARHALGRYAGFLVGWNDWAATCGSAAAVAVVIGEYAGALVPALQGRAVPVATGVTVAFAALQWRGVKMAGAAQTVTSAAKALVLLAIVGACFLLPATRPLATAAPSAVPAGGALLVAVIVAMQSVIYTYDGWTGVIYFSGEVRDPGRDIPRAMIGGVLSITALYLLLNLAYLYVVPLRALAGEPLAAGAAARAVLGPAGDTAIRAVLIVALLSTVNALVLMAPRVLYAMSADGLVPGGASTVNEGGTPTGALVASTAVSLAFIATGTFSAIIAVLSFFFVANYVLAFASVFVLRRREPGMPRPYRAWGHPWTTGLAMLGSLAFLAGMAAGDPGTSLYALGLLAASYPVYRALTALIPRPAR, from the coding sequence GTGACCCTCATCTCTGCACCTTCCGTCGACGGTACGAACGCCCTGAGCCCAGCCGGCCAGAAGCGCGGGCTCCTGCGCGTTCTGGGCGTGACGTTCGGGCTGGCGGTGACCATCGGAAACACCATCGGCGCGGGAATCCTGCGCGCACCCGGCGAAATCGCGGCGCAGCTGCCCTCCACCGGGCTGTACCTGGCCGTTTGGGTGGCGGGCGGGCTGTACGCGCTGCTGGGGGCGGTGACGCTGGCGGAGCTGGGCGCCATGCTGCCGCGCTCCGGCGGCATGTACGTCTTTGCGCGCCACGCGCTGGGCCGCTACGCCGGGTTCCTGGTGGGGTGGAACGACTGGGCGGCCACATGCGGCAGCGCCGCGGCCGTCGCGGTGGTCATCGGCGAGTACGCGGGGGCGCTGGTGCCCGCCCTGCAGGGGCGCGCGGTGCCCGTGGCCACGGGGGTGACGGTGGCGTTCGCCGCACTGCAATGGCGGGGCGTGAAGATGGCGGGCGCGGCGCAGACGGTGACGAGCGCGGCCAAGGCGCTGGTGCTACTGGCCATCGTAGGCGCCTGCTTCCTGCTCCCCGCCACCCGTCCCCTCGCCACGGCGGCGCCGTCCGCCGTCCCCGCCGGGGGTGCGCTGCTCGTGGCGGTGATCGTCGCCATGCAGTCAGTGATCTACACGTACGATGGCTGGACGGGTGTCATCTACTTTTCCGGCGAGGTGCGCGATCCCGGGCGCGACATCCCGCGCGCCATGATCGGCGGCGTGCTTTCCATCACCGCCCTGTACCTGCTGCTGAACCTGGCGTACCTGTACGTGGTGCCCCTGCGCGCGCTGGCCGGCGAGCCGCTGGCGGCGGGCGCGGCGGCCCGGGCGGTGCTGGGCCCGGCGGGTGACACGGCCATTCGCGCGGTGCTGATCGTGGCGCTGCTCAGCACCGTCAACGCGCTGGTGCTGATGGCGCCGCGGGTGCTGTACGCCATGAGCGCCGACGGCCTGGTGCCCGGGGGCGCCTCCACCGTCAACGAGGGCGGCACGCCGACGGGCGCGCTCGTCGCCAGCACCGCCGTTTCGCTGGCGTTCATCGCCACGGGAACGTTTTCGGCCATCATCGCCGTACTGTCGTTCTTCTTCGTGGCCAACTACGTCCTGGCCTTCGCCAGCGTGTTCGTGCTGCGCCGTCGCGAGCCCGGCATGCCGCGGCCGTACCGCGCCTGGGGCCATCCGTGGACCACCGGGCTGGCGATGCTCGGCTCGCTCGCCTTTTTGGCGGGGATGGCCGCGGGCGATCCGGGCACCAGCCTGTACGCGCTGGGGCTGCTGGCCGCCAGCTATCCCGTCTACCGTGCCCTGACGGCCCTGATTCCCAGACCCGCCCGATGA
- a CDS encoding PH domain-containing protein, whose amino-acid sequence MTVLDEAPAPVADAPAQPLHPRVVALWRIGALLWWAFLTAASVAATLIFEQSPWLALPVAVIGAAWVIVVPPFQYRHFRYRMSNVDLRIMHGWLWQSVSVVMHSRIQHVDTHQGPVERMLGLATVVAYTAGSVGARVAIPGLAAPEADVLRERLAAVSGTDDGV is encoded by the coding sequence ATGACCGTTCTGGACGAAGCCCCCGCCCCCGTGGCGGACGCGCCCGCGCAGCCGCTGCATCCCCGCGTGGTCGCCCTGTGGCGCATCGGCGCGCTGCTGTGGTGGGCGTTCCTCACCGCCGCCTCCGTCGCCGCGACGCTCATCTTCGAGCAGTCACCGTGGCTGGCGCTGCCCGTCGCCGTCATCGGAGCGGCGTGGGTGATCGTGGTACCTCCCTTCCAGTACCGCCACTTCCGGTACCGGATGAGCAACGTGGACCTGCGCATCATGCACGGGTGGCTGTGGCAGAGCGTGAGCGTGGTGATGCACTCGCGCATCCAGCACGTCGACACGCACCAGGGGCCGGTGGAGCGCATGCTGGGGCTGGCGACGGTCGTCGCCTACACGGCGGGAAGCGTCGGCGCGCGGGTGGCCATTCCGGGCCTTGCCGCCCCCGAGGCGGACGTGCTGCGGGAGCGGCTGGCGGCCGTCAGCGGAACGGACGATGGCGTCTGA